A window of Haloarcula sp. H-GB4 contains these coding sequences:
- a CDS encoding carboxypeptidase M32 has translation MATASEDSESTYEQFLDHVRRLYYVGDAGGVLNWDQQVMMPDAGTPARAKQTSAISTLHHELLTDDDLADWLDELDDADLDSEQEAVVREVRRDHERATKVPADLVERISEASSNALPVWKEAKAEDDFDAFADTLEELVELRREYAAAIDPDRDPYEVLFEEYEPYLGIDTAEDVLTDLRDALVPLIDDIADSDVTLADPFEGTYDDDTQHGLVETALDTLGYDWDRGRLDTAPHPFSMGTQFDARVTTRFTPEDPLDALGSTIHEFGHATYTLGLPQEAYGTPLGDNRDLSVHESQSRFWENHVGRSKPFWDFFTETANDHLGTDATAQQFYEASNEVYDDNLIRVEADELTYHMHIIVRFEIERDLIRGDLDVADVPAVWNDKMEEYLGIRPDTDAKGCLQDIHWTNGSFGYFPTYTLGSVLAAQLDHHAQQDIDGFDDHVRAGEFDPIHDWLTESIHRHGARYRTDDLVEEATGESFTAEHFLNYAEEKYRTLYDC, from the coding sequence ATGGCAACAGCGAGCGAGGACAGCGAGTCCACGTACGAGCAGTTTCTGGATCACGTCCGCCGCCTCTATTACGTCGGGGACGCCGGCGGCGTCCTCAACTGGGACCAGCAGGTGATGATGCCCGACGCCGGCACGCCGGCCCGGGCGAAGCAGACCTCCGCCATCTCCACGCTCCATCACGAGCTGCTGACCGACGACGACTTGGCTGACTGGCTAGACGAACTCGACGACGCCGACCTCGACTCCGAACAGGAGGCCGTCGTTCGAGAGGTCCGGCGGGACCACGAGCGAGCCACCAAGGTTCCCGCCGATCTGGTCGAACGCATCTCCGAGGCGTCCTCGAACGCCCTGCCGGTCTGGAAAGAGGCCAAGGCTGAGGACGACTTCGATGCCTTCGCTGACACGCTCGAAGAACTGGTCGAACTCCGCCGGGAGTACGCCGCCGCTATCGACCCCGACCGCGACCCCTACGAGGTGCTGTTCGAGGAGTACGAACCGTACCTCGGTATCGACACCGCCGAGGACGTGCTGACGGACCTCCGGGACGCACTTGTCCCGCTCATCGACGACATCGCCGACAGCGACGTGACGCTTGCGGACCCGTTCGAGGGGACCTACGACGACGACACCCAGCACGGCCTCGTCGAGACAGCACTTGACACGCTGGGCTACGACTGGGACCGTGGTCGTCTCGACACCGCCCCCCATCCGTTCTCCATGGGGACGCAGTTCGACGCCCGCGTCACCACCCGCTTTACCCCCGAGGACCCGCTGGACGCGCTGGGCTCGACAATCCACGAGTTCGGCCATGCCACATACACGCTCGGTCTGCCACAGGAGGCCTATGGCACGCCGCTGGGCGACAACCGCGACCTCTCCGTCCACGAGTCACAATCTCGCTTCTGGGAGAACCACGTCGGCCGCTCGAAGCCGTTCTGGGACTTTTTCACTGAGACGGCCAACGACCACCTCGGGACCGACGCCACCGCCCAGCAGTTCTACGAGGCGTCCAACGAGGTGTACGACGACAACCTCATTCGGGTCGAAGCAGACGAACTGACCTACCACATGCACATCATCGTCCGCTTCGAAATTGAGCGGGACCTCATCCGCGGGGACCTCGACGTGGCAGACGTGCCGGCGGTCTGGAACGACAAAATGGAGGAGTATCTTGGCATCCGTCCCGACACCGACGCCAAGGGCTGTCTGCAGGACATCCACTGGACCAACGGGTCCTTCGGCTACTTCCCGACCTACACGCTCGGGTCGGTGCTGGCCGCGCAACTGGACCATCACGCTCAGCAGGACATTGACGGCTTCGACGACCACGTCCGTGCCGGCGAGTTCGACCCTATCCACGATTGGCTCACCGAGAGCATCCACCGACACGGCGCTCGCTACCGGACCGACGACCTCGTGGAAGAAGCGACCGGTGAATCCTTCACTGCCGAGCACTTCCTCAACTACGCCGAGGAGAAGTACCGCACGCTGTACGACTGCTGA
- a CDS encoding molybdopterin-synthase adenylyltransferase MoeB, producing MRPDLDPEQLDRYSRHIIMNDVGPEGQAALLDTDVLVVGAGGLGAPVLQYLAAAGIGRLGIVDDDVVERSNLQRQVIHRDDDIGRPKVDSAAEFVTGLNPDVTVDRHELRLARENATDLVADYDIVVDASDNFATRFLVNDACTLSGTPFSHGAIFQFEGQVTTFSGGSPCYRCLFPEAPPEGTVPDCATAGVLGVLPGTIGCMQATEVVKLAMDYGETLEGRLVAYDAAEMSFEEVPIAPRPNCPVCGDDPAIASVADASYEGRCSLAED from the coding sequence ATGCGACCGGATCTGGACCCAGAACAGCTTGATCGCTACTCCCGGCACATCATCATGAACGACGTCGGGCCGGAGGGCCAGGCCGCACTGCTCGACACCGACGTGCTGGTCGTTGGGGCCGGCGGTCTCGGCGCACCAGTCCTCCAGTATCTCGCGGCTGCGGGCATCGGTCGGCTCGGAATCGTCGACGATGACGTGGTCGAGCGGTCGAATCTCCAGCGCCAGGTCATCCACAGGGACGATGACATTGGTCGGCCAAAGGTCGACAGTGCCGCTGAGTTCGTCACCGGACTCAACCCCGACGTGACCGTTGACCGCCACGAATTGCGGCTGGCACGGGAGAACGCGACCGACCTGGTGGCCGACTACGACATTGTCGTCGACGCCTCCGACAACTTCGCCACGCGCTTTCTTGTCAACGACGCCTGCACGCTTTCAGGTACGCCGTTCTCTCACGGGGCTATCTTCCAGTTCGAGGGCCAGGTGACGACGTTTTCCGGCGGCAGCCCGTGCTACCGCTGTCTGTTCCCCGAAGCACCGCCGGAGGGGACCGTCCCCGATTGTGCGACTGCGGGCGTTCTTGGCGTGCTCCCGGGCACTATCGGATGTATGCAAGCGACCGAAGTCGTCAAGCTCGCGATGGACTACGGCGAGACGCTGGAGGGGCGGCTCGTCGCCTACGATGCCGCCGAGATGTCTTTCGAGGAGGTCCCTATCGCGCCGAGGCCGAACTGCCCGGTCTGTGGCGACGACCCCGCCATCGCGAGCGTCGCCGACGCCAGCTACGAGGGTCGCTGTTCGCTCGCTGAGGACTGA
- a CDS encoding methyl-accepting chemotaxis protein yields MAERPSENVRAKTESGIDDNIDEDIQDDIAEDIDTEAGYSHTAASEIQTMLADLEGSSVGIAEETADIREQAAEQYESLTDIANEVSNLSASVEQIASSSEEVSAASREAKELAERGQGNADDVHEAMENIQQAADSVAEDVKTIQQSVQEIDEIVEVINDIADQTNMLALNASIEAARAGEAGEGFAVVANEVKSLAEESQEQATTIEQMIDGIQDDTENAVESLEESNDEIDEGIDTVEESTQILGEIDDTVREVNNGIEEVATATDQQAASTEEVASMIDQSTDAAEDIADSTADIAEESDEQTDLLTDINQAIDDLVADLQRNN; encoded by the coding sequence ATGGCTGAGAGACCGTCCGAAAATGTAAGGGCAAAAACAGAGTCGGGGATCGACGACAATATCGACGAGGATATTCAGGACGATATCGCGGAGGACATTGACACGGAGGCCGGTTACAGCCACACCGCTGCAAGCGAAATACAGACGATGCTGGCTGATCTGGAGGGGTCGTCGGTCGGTATCGCCGAGGAAACTGCCGACATCCGAGAACAGGCTGCCGAGCAGTACGAGAGCCTGACAGACATCGCAAACGAGGTATCGAACCTCTCTGCGTCAGTTGAGCAGATCGCTTCGTCGTCCGAAGAGGTTTCCGCGGCCTCCCGCGAAGCGAAGGAACTCGCCGAGCGCGGGCAGGGGAACGCTGACGATGTCCACGAGGCGATGGAGAACATCCAGCAGGCAGCCGACAGCGTCGCCGAGGACGTCAAGACGATACAGCAGAGCGTACAGGAGATTGACGAGATCGTCGAAGTGATTAACGACATCGCTGACCAGACCAACATGCTGGCGCTAAACGCGTCCATCGAGGCTGCTCGCGCCGGCGAGGCAGGCGAAGGGTTCGCCGTTGTGGCAAACGAAGTCAAGAGCCTCGCCGAGGAGTCACAGGAGCAGGCGACGACCATCGAGCAGATGATCGATGGCATCCAGGACGATACTGAGAACGCCGTCGAGAGCCTTGAAGAGAGTAACGACGAAATCGACGAGGGTATTGACACCGTCGAGGAGTCGACCCAAATCCTTGGAGAGATCGACGATACCGTCCGCGAAGTCAACAACGGTATCGAGGAGGTCGCTACAGCCACAGACCAGCAGGCTGCTTCGACAGAGGAAGTGGCGAGCATGATCGACCAGTCCACAGATGCAGCCGAGGACATCGCCGACAGTACGGCTGACATCGCCGAAGAATCCGATGAGCAAACGGACCTTCTCACCGACATCAATCAGGCGATAGACGACCTCGTTGCGGACCTCCAGCGCAACAACTGA
- a CDS encoding M20 family metallopeptidase, with the protein MDTLTSLTRDLVSIPSHDDEAAAGEYITAWLRDHTDARVTRDDHGNVIARKGQGDTSLALVGHHDVVPPDESQVGADGEYVVEERDGRLYGRGAADMKGCVAAAMLAFRDADPAGELVFASFVGEEQGGVGCQAAIEDGFAPDYAVVGEGSTGYSAPGTTDVAVAHKGRRGSTIVGDGAAAHASEPAAGANAIYRATDAVDVVRDLDFPSTTVLGHEMSGSVAVTEIDGGSAWNVIPERCVVTVDERTVPGERAPLDRVEAIDGVSWRVDQDLPPMACGDAGFAERVLDAATAAQDATPEHVVKPHATDAGWLAQAGTDCVVVGAAEPGEAHTADESVSLTVVKRCRDIYECVAESWPSR; encoded by the coding sequence ATGGACACGCTCACATCGCTGACTCGTGACCTCGTTTCGATCCCCAGTCACGATGACGAAGCGGCTGCTGGGGAGTACATCACAGCGTGGCTCCGGGACCACACCGACGCACGAGTCACCCGTGACGACCACGGGAACGTTATCGCTCGCAAGGGCCAGGGCGACACGTCGCTGGCACTCGTCGGCCACCACGATGTGGTCCCACCGGACGAGTCGCAGGTCGGTGCCGACGGCGAGTACGTCGTCGAGGAACGCGACGGCCGCCTCTACGGCCGCGGCGCGGCGGATATGAAAGGGTGTGTCGCCGCGGCGATGCTGGCCTTCCGGGACGCCGACCCCGCCGGCGAACTGGTCTTCGCCTCCTTCGTCGGCGAGGAACAGGGTGGCGTCGGCTGTCAGGCCGCTATCGAGGACGGTTTCGCGCCCGACTACGCCGTCGTCGGCGAGGGGTCGACCGGCTACTCCGCACCCGGAACGACGGATGTGGCCGTCGCGCACAAGGGCCGGCGCGGGTCGACTATTGTTGGCGACGGCGCGGCGGCCCACGCCAGCGAACCCGCCGCGGGCGCGAACGCCATCTACCGCGCCACCGACGCCGTCGACGTGGTCCGGGACCTCGACTTTCCGTCGACGACCGTGCTGGGCCACGAGATGAGCGGGAGCGTCGCCGTCACGGAAATTGACGGCGGCTCGGCCTGGAACGTCATCCCCGAACGCTGTGTGGTCACCGTCGACGAGCGGACAGTCCCCGGCGAGCGCGCCCCGTTGGACAGGGTCGAAGCCATCGACGGCGTGTCCTGGCGCGTCGACCAGGACCTCCCGCCGATGGCCTGTGGCGACGCCGGCTTCGCGGAGAGGGTGCTCGACGCCGCTACCGCGGCTCAGGACGCTACACCCGAACACGTCGTCAAACCGCACGCGACCGACGCCGGCTGGCTCGCCCAGGCCGGAACGGACTGCGTCGTTGTCGGCGCGGCCGAACCCGGTGAGGCACACACCGCCGACGAGAGCGTGTCGCTGACTGTCGTCAAGCGGTGCCGGGACATCTACGAGTGCGTCGCCGAGTCGTGGCCGTCCCGCTGA
- a CDS encoding acetamidase/formamidase family protein: protein MKRRRLMKAAGALGLLGAGTGSQVLGDNVDIAAAQADDETDTQEGDSDYEVDTVVESTTENVVWGAIDPTKEPIERVESGSVVQIETISHEGILEDQPGPEEFFTNAGIPESDILEDQVSVYEEVPHDGAGPHVVTGPVYIEDAEPGDVLEVEVLDIDFRVPYGANTMRQRKGGLPSEFTWNDSEVIEFDLDRGVAELSDTTEIPLEPFQGIMAVGPTATTGRVNSVPPGPFGGNIDIQGTGIGTTLYFPVFAPGALFFTGDGHALQGNGEVDLTALETSLTPTFRFTLHKNAQQMDWPVAETDEDVYVMGINDDLDNAMEQALREAISVLVHQKDMTPTEAYRLLSLAGNFNVSQIVDINKGIHGKIPKGIFTDGFEIDPQTLGESF, encoded by the coding sequence ATGAAACGAAGACGACTCATGAAAGCGGCAGGCGCGCTGGGTCTCCTCGGAGCGGGGACCGGCTCACAGGTTCTCGGAGACAACGTCGACATCGCGGCCGCACAGGCCGACGACGAGACAGACACGCAGGAGGGCGACAGCGACTACGAAGTTGATACAGTCGTTGAATCGACGACGGAAAACGTGGTCTGGGGCGCGATCGACCCGACGAAAGAGCCAATAGAACGTGTCGAGTCTGGCTCGGTCGTCCAAATCGAGACGATATCCCACGAGGGCATCTTAGAGGACCAGCCGGGGCCGGAGGAGTTCTTCACGAATGCGGGGATTCCGGAATCGGACATCCTAGAGGATCAGGTCAGCGTCTACGAGGAGGTCCCACACGATGGAGCTGGGCCGCACGTTGTCACCGGGCCGGTGTACATTGAGGACGCCGAACCAGGCGACGTGCTGGAGGTCGAAGTGCTTGACATTGACTTCCGTGTTCCCTACGGCGCGAACACGATGCGACAGCGGAAGGGTGGCCTCCCATCGGAGTTTACGTGGAACGACAGCGAGGTAATTGAATTCGACCTTGACCGGGGCGTGGCCGAACTCAGTGACACGACCGAAATCCCGCTGGAGCCGTTCCAAGGAATCATGGCCGTCGGTCCGACAGCGACTACGGGGCGGGTGAACTCGGTCCCGCCGGGCCCGTTCGGCGGCAATATCGATATTCAAGGTACTGGCATCGGGACGACGCTCTACTTCCCTGTGTTCGCCCCAGGCGCGCTGTTTTTCACCGGCGACGGACACGCGCTTCAGGGCAACGGCGAGGTAGACCTCACCGCCCTGGAGACGTCATTAACGCCGACGTTCCGGTTCACGCTGCACAAGAACGCCCAGCAGATGGACTGGCCCGTCGCTGAGACCGACGAGGACGTTTACGTTATGGGAATTAACGACGACCTCGACAACGCGATGGAGCAGGCCCTCAGAGAAGCGATATCGGTGCTCGTCCACCAGAAGGATATGACGCCGACGGAGGCGTATCGACTACTGAGCCTTGCCGGGAATTTCAACGTCTCGCAGATAGTCGATATCAACAAAGGCATTCACGGCAAAATCCCGAAAGGTATCTTCACTGACGGCTTTGAAATCGACCCGCAGACGCTCGGGGAGAGCTTCTGA